In the genome of Nitrospirota bacterium, the window GCCGCCTTTTCTTCCAAGCGATGTGATAAATGGATACTCCATATGCAGCAGCACTTCTTTAGATTCCTGCGCCTTGACAAACCCGACAGGTACGCCGATCACAAGAATTTGAGACTTTGAACTATTTAAAAGTTTCATCACCCTGTAAAGTGCGGTAGGCGCATTTCCGATTGCAACAATGCCAATGTTTTTGTTTTCCTTTAATGCCTTTTCTATCCCCATTTCTGCTCTTGTTCTTTCTCCTGACTCCTGACCCCTGACTCCTGACTTCTTTATATTGCAAATCACCTTTCCTCCCCATCTTTCAAGCGCTTTTTTATTTATCCCGGCCTCTGCCATTCTGACATCCACAAGAATATCCTTCCCATTCTTTATTGCCTTTACACCCGCCTTCACAGCATCAGGATGAAACCGCATAATCCTGGCAAAATCAAAATCTCCGGTGGCGTGTATAACCCTTTTTACAATAGGCAGTTCCGCCTTCTTGAAATTTACTTTCCCCATTTCTTCTGTGATTATTGCAAAACTTTTATT includes:
- a CDS encoding precorrin-8X methylmutase, with protein sequence MEDARRKYGKIEFILTEPLGVHENIAKVVLERAQKDIKGVKILKPCEIENKSFAIITEEMGKVNFKKAELPIVKRVIHATGDFDFARIMRFHPDAVKAGVKAIKNGKDILVDVRMAEAGINKKALERWGGKVICNIKKSGVRGQESGERTRAEMGIEKALKENKNIGIVAIGNAPTALYRVMKLLNSSKSQILVIGVPVGFVKAQESKEVLLHMEYPFITSLGRKGGSPAAAAIVNALLKIAEETL